A genomic window from Pyxicephalus adspersus chromosome 2, UCB_Pads_2.0, whole genome shotgun sequence includes:
- the LOC140322905 gene encoding uncharacterized protein, which yields MAAPYSHSSSLFVTKDGAPIRFYVRPGPIKRQLAPLITHGGGVVCRYQEPGAFLLADPTEGQQNPGFISNTYVTDCVSHNRCLSPRPYRLLPPWAMKTRAAQRRSSSSKLPAVTEGPGVMENQEEGAAIDLSSNKESAERSENPNMEETSGEREDVEQIGYHSPKRPYRNREGYKGSPAIDLTNKRKANISGHRDTGISAVTKTEDATVEGNKRKTNVSALRETKTDEGKMGMSKLKMAPGKKEGHSSNSPASRGAIAMDSAADQASSREGDESDDRDTMETAPSTSSGSRNKLPSLDIEQTLNDDMNFSPDPRTSTPAPGNPNTVMDLKTDTGHDIKDGESHLATQFRRPKRKVACKTRNDDGETQHSPNRKQKRAEQQTSIHEIPRDGVTMEEGGQAIQESPIGEALMSVPKIRVIQDQTGEQAATEESHRAESPAGQKGLITEIDTDVERAKSQQVKPVTPPHKGVSALELGRMAFSDEEDMAILLYIRDNVSTSHTITGNILWKDMEKKKVLNRTWQSMKSRYVKYLVNHKHKYKLPPRCSPIPSKDSNLETNGSWLKCASTSTVTQRKSESSPLSAIDDTPCDANPSRVFAGSPQECDSHPPSVSVTQKCDPVLPSVSDTQKCDPVLPSVSDTQKCDPVLPTVSDTQKCDPVIPSVSDTQKCDPVLPSTSGIQKCDPVLPTVSDTQKCDPVLPSTSGIQRCDPALPSVSAIQRCDPMIPSVSAIQRCDPMIPSASGTEKCDPVLPSSSADAHQSCSVTQQGALTSANTPGTNISSKKQSILTPRKRSTNATLNESSLQGNKNLSSSHSAETVPSNGEDSDDWKDLHIFERANMEFEEAHDDINSEQPAQAVSQTEDNNGESPMDETPSTSQASESNGLREAMMDLMKEFDLDISRVTQALFFNSGELVSTRHFLRTGTRPDHYPIWEPKDDLDLKNNPKMKSQLIKKYGAYNVTRRVAFLAS from the exons ATGGCAGCACCCTACTCTCACTCCAGCAGCCTATTTGTGACCAAAGATGGCGCCCCTATTCGGTTCTATGTGAGACCAGGGCCCATTAAGAGGCAGCTGGCTCCTCTTATTACACACGGAGGGGGTGTTGTGTGTCGTTACCAGGAACCTGGGGCTTTTCTCCTGGCTGACCCCACTGAGGGCCAACAGAACCCCGGCTTCATCTCCAATACCTACGTCACGGACTGCGTGAGCCACAACCGTTGTCTGTCCCCTCGGCCTTACCGCCTGCTTCCCCCTTGGGCCATGAAAACAAGAGCGGCCCAGAGGAGGAGCTCTTCATCCAAGCTGCCTGCTGTAACAGAGGGCCCCGGAGTGATGGAGAACCAGGAAGAAGGGGCAGCCATTGACCTGAGCAGCAATAAAGAATCCGCGGAACGTTCAGAAAATCCCAACATGGAAGAGACGAGCGGAGAGAGGGAAGACGTGGAGCAGATCGGATATCACAGCCCGAAAAGACCTTACAGAAATAGAGAAGGGTATAAAGGAAGCCCAGCCATTGACCTGACCAACAAAAGAAAGGCCAACATATCGGGCCATAGAGACACCGGCATATCCGCAGTGACCAAAACAGAGGACGCAACCGTAgaaggaaacaaaagaaagaccAACGTATCAGCCCTTCGGGAGACCAAAACAGACGAAGGGAAGATGGGAATGAGCAAGCTAAAAATGGCCCCTGGAAAAAAAGAGGGCCACAGCAGCAACAGCCCAGCTTCTAGAGGTGCCATCGCCATGGATTCCGCAGCCGACCAAGCTTCATCCAGAGAGGGTGATGAAAGTGATGACAGGGATACAATGGAAACCGCTCCCAGTACGTCTTCTGGATCCCGGAACAAGCTCCCTTCACTGGATATAGAACAGACTCTTAATGACGATATGAACTTCAGCCCAGATCCTAGAACCAGCACCCCGGCTCCAGGGAACCCCAATACTGTAATGGACTTAAAGACTGATACGGGCCATGACATAAAAGATGGAGAATCTCATCTTGCTACACAGTTTCGAAGGCCGAAAAGGAAAGTTGCATGCAAAACGAGGAATGATGATGGAGAAACCCAGCATAGTCCAAACAGGAAGCAAAAGAGAGCTGAGCAGCAGACAAGCATACATGAGATACCCAGGGATGGAGTAACGATGGAAGAAGGTGGTCAGGCCATACAGGAAAGTCCTATCGGTGAGGCGCTGATGTCTGTCCCTAAGATCCGGGTCATACAAGACCAGACCGGGGAACAGGCAGCTACAGAGGAAAGTCACCGAGCTGAATCCCCAGCTGGGCAGAAGGGGCTCATTACTGAAATAGATACGGATGTAGAGAGAGCAAAGAGCCAGCAGGTGAAGCCGGTTACTCCACCTCATAAAGGAGTCAGTGCCCTGGAGCTGGGAAGAATGGCCTTCAGTGATGAGGAAGACATGGCCATCCTGCTCTATATTCGGGATAATGTTTCCACCAGTCACACTATCACCGGCAATATACTGTGGAAGGATATGGAGAAGAAAAAAGTGCTTAACAGGACCTGGCAATCCATGAAGTCTCGTTACGTTAAATACCTTGTCAATCACAAGCATAAGTACAAGTTACCTCCCAGATGTTCTCCAATACCAAGCAAGGACTCTAATTTAGAGACAAATGGTTCATGGCTTAAATGTGCTTCAACATCCACTGTGACTCAACGGAAAAGTGAGAGCAGCCCACTCAGTGCCATAGATGATACCCCTTGTGATGCCAACCCTTCCAGAGTGTTTGCTGGGAGCCCACAAGAATGTGACAGCCACCCACCCAGTGTTTCTGTCACTCAGAAATGTGACCCCGTGCTACCCAGCGTCTCTGACACTCAGAAATGTGACCCTGTGCTACCCAGCGTCTCTGACACTCAGAAATGTGACCCTGTGCTACCCACCGTCTCTGACACTCAGAAATGTGACCCTGTGATACCCAGCGTCTCTGACACTCAGAAATGTGACCCCGTGCTACCCAGCACTTCTGGCATTCAGAAATGTGACCCGGTGCTACCCACCGTCTCTGACACTCAGAAATGTGACCCCGTGCTACCCAGCACTTCTGGCATTCAGAGATGTGACCCTGCGCTACCCAGCGTTTCTGCCATTCAGAGATGTGACCCCATGATACCCAGCGTTTCTGCCATTCAGAGATGTGACCCCATGATACCCAGCGCTTCTGGCACTGAGAAATGTGACCCCGTGCTACCTAGTTCTTCTGCTGATGCCCATCAGAGTTGCAGTGTTACACAACAAGGAGCCTTGACTTCTGCTAATACACCGGGAACTAATATTTCTTCAAAGAAACAATCCATTCTGACACCCAGGAAGAGGTCAACTAATGCGACACTTAACGAGTCTTCATTGCAAG GTAACAAAAATTTGTCCTCTTCACATTCAGCAGAGACTGTTCCCTCAAACGGTGAAGACTCCGATGATTGGAAAGATCTGCATATATTTGAAAGAGCAAACATGGAATTTGAG GAGGCCCATGATGACATAAACTCTGAGCAGCCGGCTCAAGCGGTCAGCCAAACTGAGGACAACAACGGTGAATCGCCTATGGATGAAACTCCCTCCACTTCCCAGGCATCAGAGAGCAATGGCCTCCGAGAAGCCATGATGGATCTGATGAAGGAATTTGACCTGGACATCTCCCGTGTAACACAAGCTCTCTTTTTCAACAGCGGAGAGCTTGTCAGCACCAGACATTTCCTCCGCACAGGCACTCGCCCTGACCACTATCCTATCTGGGAACCAAAAGATGATTTGGACTTAAAGAACAACCCAAAGATGAAGTCGCAGCTGATTAAGAAATACGGCGCATATAACGTCACCAGACGAGTGGCCTTCCTAGCAAGTTAG